One region of Fragaria vesca subsp. vesca linkage group LG4, FraVesHawaii_1.0, whole genome shotgun sequence genomic DNA includes:
- the LOC101293973 gene encoding MLP-like protein 328-like — protein sequence MRIQCRSVYRKRLEAVVEIKSSADKVYSLISREHHNVPKASSDNIHDVAVHEGDWETSGSIKLWKYTIDGTVESFKEKVEIDDANKKVSLTALDGHVLEKYKSYKIIFQVIPKSNQGANVAKITLEYEKHNESDQLPNNYFNVVVNIIKDIDAHLIAS from the exons ATGCGAATACAATGCAGATCTGTATATAGAAAG AGACTGGAGGCCGTGGTAGAGATCAAATCCTCAGCTGATAAAGTGTACAGTCTCATAAGCAGAGAGCACCACAATGTTCCCAAAGCCTCCTCTGATAATATACACGACGTTGCAGTACATGAAGGTGACTGGGAAACTTCTGGCTCCATCAAGCTCTGGAAATACACCATAG ATGGAACTGTTGAGTCATTTAAAGAGAAGGTGGAGATAGATGATGCAAACAAGAAGGTGAGTCTCACAGCATTGGATGGACATGTCCTCGAGAAGTACAAAAGCTACAAGATCATCTTTCAGGTCATTCCAAAGAGTAACCAAGGAGCTAATGTGGCCAAAATTACTCTGGAATATGAGAAGCATAATGAGAGTGACCAGCTTCCCAATAACTACTTCAACGTTGTGGTAAATATCATCAAGGATATTGATGCACATCTTATCGCTTCTTGA
- the LOC101293390 gene encoding uncharacterized protein LOC101293390, protein MAAQSPRGWSWSSSTYSTTAAKCSSSTSSNLSSFYIKRRRFTACSSSSKSSGSSGEKPGPKKPAKLDFTAPGPTALVKVSKGKGSTSEKTITALSFKPGKRSLWKRIFFASKKVRSILLLNVITVVYASNFSIVKEVESVIDPAAFTVVRFAMSAVPFIPFVIRARGDVETRNAGIELGFWVSLGYLMQALGLLTSDAGRASFLSMFTVIIVPLLDGMLGAIVPARVWFGAFMSIVGVGLLESSGSPPSVGDLLNFLSAVFFGVHMLRTEHISRNTKKENFLPLLGYEICVVAFLSTIWYVIGAWSGGGLHDFNPSLWTWEMFREWMVVFPWIPALYTGIFSTVLCLWVEMAAMCDVSATETAIIYGLEPVWGAGFAWFLLGERWGSTGWIGAALVLGGSLTVQIFGSTSPAEPSKDELKAKRLTFPVVSDKHNGLSASPVVVSSRKDTPDLRNK, encoded by the exons ATGGCTGCCCAATCGCCGCGCGGGTGGTCATGGAGTTCATCCACCTACTCCACCACCGCTGCCAAGTGCTCTTCTTCCACCTCGTCGAATCTCTCTTCGTTTTATATAAAACGACGTCGCTTCACCGCTTGCTCTTCCTCTTCTAAATCTTCCGGTAGCTCCGGCGAGAAACCCGGGCCGAAAAAGCCGGCGAAATTGGATTTTACAGCCCCCGGTCCAACCGCATTAGTGAAAGTCTCAAAGGGAAAGGGATCCACAAGTGAAAAGACGATTACAGCCCTGAGCTTCAAGCCTGGGAAGCGATCTCTATGGAAGAGGATATTCTTCGCCTCCAAGAAAGTTAGGAGCATTCTTCTGCTGAATGTGATCACTGTAGTCTATG CAAGTAACTTCTCGATTGTGAAAGAGGTGGAGTCTGTGATCGACCCGGCGGCGTTTACGGTGGTGCGGTTTGCTATGTCAGCTGTCCCATTCATCCCATTTGTCATCCGAGCAAGAGGTGATGTGGAAACTCGTAATGCAGGGATTGAGTTGGGGTTCTGGGTTAGTTTAGGGTATCTTATGCAGGCATTGGGACTGCTAACATCGGATGCTGGTCGCGCGTCGTTTCTTTCTATGTTCACT GTGATTATCGTTCCCTTGCTTGATGGTATGTTAGGAGCAATAGTCCCTGCTCGTGTCTGGTTTGGTGCCTTCATGTCTATTGTAGGAGTTGGGCTGCTGGAGTCCAGTGGATCTCCCCCTAGT GTTGGAGATTTGCTGAACTTCTTGAGCGCGGTGTTTTTTGGGGTTCATATGCTTAGAACAGAGCATATATCAAGAAACACAAAGAAAGAAAACTTCTTGCCTCTGCTTGGATATGAG ATATGCGTTGTTGCTTTCTTATCAACAATATGGTACGTCATTGGGGCATGGTCTGGTGGTGGCCTCCACGACTTTAACCCATCATTGTGGACATGGGAGATGTTCAGGGAGTGGATGGTTGTGTTTCCATGGATACCTGCACTGTACACAGGCATATTCTCCACTGTTTTATGCTTATGGGTAGAG ATGGCCGCAATGTGTGACGTATCAGCCACAGAAACAGCAATAATTTATGGTTTGGAACCTGTCTGGGGTGCTGGTTTTGCATGGTTTCTCCTTGGCGAAAGATGGGGTTCTACTGGCTGGATTGGTGCTGCTCTTGTGCTTG GTGGAAGCTTAACAGTTCAGATATTTGGATCAACATCTCCCGCGGAGCCTTCAAAAGATGAATTGAAAGCTAAGAGACTCACTTTCCCAGTGGTTTCAGATAAACACAATGGCTTGTCTGCCTCACCCGTTGTAGTGAGTTCCAGAAAGGATACACCTGATCTGCGGAATAAGTAA
- the LOC101293681 gene encoding probable tyrosine-protein phosphatase At1g05000-like, with protein sequence MSDISCNDNLLESLINFSMVDDGIFRSSFPQPSNFPSLLGTLSLRSVIYLCQEPYPEENLEFLRSQDIQLFQFGIEGKKEPCVCNIPIDTIMEVLKVLIDVRNFPVLIHCKRGKHRTGCLVGCLRRFQNWCLSSVFEEYQRFAGAKSRTTGLRFIETFDVSCLREWVCSDGYQSQGYANSGQSRLLYKEENLQKPN encoded by the exons ATGAGCGATATTAGCTGCAACGACAACCTCTTGGAGTCGCTGATCAACTTCTCGATGGTGGACGATGGAATATTCCGATCCAGCTTCCCTCAACCTTCCAACTTCCCATCCCTA CTCGGAACCCTTAGTCTCCGGTCGGTTATTTACCTCTGTCAGGAGCCCTACCCGGAGGAGAATCTGGAGTTTCTTAGGTCCCAAGACATTCAATTGTTTCAGTTTGGAATTGAGGGGAAGAAGGAGCCTTGTGTATGTAATATTCCGATAGATACAATCATGGAGGTTCTGAAAGTGTTGATCGATGTGAGGAATTTTCCGGTTCTGATTCACTGCAAGCGCGGGAAGCACCGGACGGGTTGTCTGGTGGGTTGCCTGAGAAGATTTCAGAACTGGTGTTTGTCTTCGGTGTTCGAGGAGTACCAGAGATTTGCCGGAGCCAAATCTCGGACGACGGGCTTGAGGTTTATAGAGACATTTGATGTAAGTTGCTTGAGGGAGTGGGTTTGCAGCGACGGCTACCAGAGTCAAGGTTATGCCAACTCCGGTCAGAGTAGGTTGTTGTATAAAGAAGAGAATTTGCAGAAGCCGAATTAG
- the LOC101303506 gene encoding MLP-like protein 28-like has translation MSLQGKVEAEFEITAPADKFYNIFKIEAHLVPNTSQTGSITGVAVHEGDWETDGSIKIWNYAIEGEVGTFKERVELDEVNKTITLNGLEGDVFQYYKSFKPIYQFTQKDEGSSIAKVSIEYEKLSEEVAAPDKYIRLMTNIVKDLDAHFVKA, from the exons ATGTCTCTTCAAGGTAAGGTGGAAGCTGAATTTGAAATCACAGCACCTGCTGACAAGTTCTACAACATTTTCAAGATTGAGGCTCACCTAGTCCCAAACACTTCTCAAACTGGCAGTATAACTGGAGTTGCAGTGCATGAAGGAGACTGGGAAACTGACGGGTCTATTAAGATTTGGAACTATGCAATAG AGGGCGAAGTGGGAACATTCAAGGAGAGGGTGGAGTTAGACGAGGTGAACAAGACCATAACTCTGAATGGATTGGAAGGAGATGTGTTTCAGTATTACAAGAGCTTCAAGCCTATCTATCAGTTCACTCAAAAGGATGAGGGCAGCAGCATTGCCAAAGTGTCCATTGAATATGAGAAGCTGAGTGAGGAGGTTGCAGCTCCAGATAAGTACATCCGCTTGATGACTAACATCGTCAAGGATCTTGATGCCCACTTCGTCAAGGCCTAA
- the LOC101293090 gene encoding pentatricopeptide repeat-containing protein At2g01510, mitochondrial-like, which translates to MQVTRRHCMIWRNRISRFSSRAELDLNLTRKPDPVPVTITKQAFTAQLESCSSHPDQLKQLHAVILTTGISVKNSLLTRLITSFIALGETSYARKVFDEMHKPRVFLWNTMIKAYVKDGDFIEAAAVYRRMHRLGVRPDEFTYTFVVKACAQLLPWAGLAVAAHAVKYGLEFVAEVRTEMVVMCVRNRELGLARFLFGSMVERDLVAWNAFVAACVQSGHAAEALDLFRRMRVAGVKLDAVTIVSAFSACGQLGCLETGEEIYGIMRQCGIGCNVIVANARLDMYVKCGSVDMAEALFEDMSRRNVISWSTMVLGYAMNGESRKALDMFSRMQERGVAPNHVTYLGVLSACSHAGLVNEGRAYFKRMVQSGDKNIQPKIEHYACMVDLLGRSGHLEEAYNFIRSMPIEPDSGVWGALLGACAVHQNVELGQHVADVLFELDPANGSYHVLMSNMYAAAGRWDCVDKVRLKMRKRGAKKVAAYSSVEFNGKIHIFFGGNRFRPESSKIYEKLEDLLRQVKNIGYTPNTNSVFHDVGTEEKEATLSHHSEKLAIAFSLLSLQPECSIRVVKNLRICDDCHSFCKFVSKATKREIIMRDKIRFHHFRNGECSCNNFW; encoded by the coding sequence ATGCAAGTTACCAGAAGACACTGCATGATCTGGCGGAACCGAATTTCACGGTTCTCTTCTCGAGCTGAATTGGATTTGAACTTGACCCGGAAACCCGACCCGGTTCCTGTGACGATTACCAAACAAGCCTTCACGGCGCAGTTGGAGTCATGCTCGTCACACCCAGACCAGCTGAAGCAACTCCACGCCGTGATTCTCACCACCGGAATCTCCGTCAAGAACAGCCTCCTCACGCGTCTCATCACCAGCTTCATAGCCCTGGGGGAAACTTCCTATGCACGCAAGGTGTTCGACGAAATGCACAAGCCGAGAGTATTTCTATGGAACACGATGATCAAGGCTTATGTGAAAGATGGAGACTTTATCGAGGCGGCGGCGGTGTATAGGAGAATGCATAGACTAGGTGTCCGTCCGGACGAGTTTACGTACACTTTTGTAGTTAAGGCGTGTGCTCAGCTTCTGCCGTGGGCGGGGCTGGCGGTTGCGGCGCATGCGGTGAAATATGGGTTGGAGTTTGTGGCGGAAGTGAGGACGGAGATGGTGGTAATGTGTGTGAGAAATAGAGAGTTGGGATTGGCGCGGTTTTTATTTGGAAGTATGGTTGAGAGGGATTTAGTTGCTTGGAATGCTTTTGTTGCTGCGTGCGTGCAGAGTGGACATGCTGCCGAGGCTCTTGATTTGTTTCGCAGGATGCGTGTGGCGGGAGTGAAGCTTGACGCTGTTACAATTGTGAGTGCTTTTTCGGCTTGTGGGCAGTTGGGGTGTTTGGAGACTGGGGAGGAAATATATGGGATTATGAGACAATGTGGGATTGGTTGCAATGTGATTGTTGCCAATGCGCGGCTTGATATGTATGTCAAATGCGGTAGTGTAGACATGGCTGAGGCTTTGTTTGAGGATATGTCTCGGAGAAATGTTATTTCCTGGAGCACTATGGTGTTGGGGTATGCCATGAATGGGGAGAGCCGGAAGGCGTTGGATATGTTTTCGAGGATGCAAGAGCGTGGAGTTGCGCCCAACCATGTTACATATCTGGGAGTTTTATCTGCATGCAGCCATGCTGGGCTGGTGAATGAAGGCAGGGCTTATTTTAAGCGCATGGTTCAATCCGGTGACAAGAATATTCAACCGAAAATAGAGCACTATGCTTGTATGGTTGATCTCCTTGGTCGGTCAGGACATCTTGAGGAGGCTTATAACTTCATAAGAAGTATGCCAATTGAACCGGATTCTGGGGTGTGGGGAGCCTTATTGGGTGCGTGTGCAGTCCACCAAAATGTTGAACTGGGTCAGCATGTAGCTGATGTGCTTTTTGAATTAGATCCTGCTAATGGTTCATATCATGTCTTGATGTCAAACATGTACGCGGCTGCTGGAAGGTGGGACTGTGTTGATAAGGTGAGGCTCAAAATGAGAAAAAGAGGTGCTAAGAAAGTAGCTGCCTATAGCTCTGTAGAATTTAATGGAAAAATCCATATATTCTTTGGTGGTAACAGATTCCGTCCAGAATCATCAAAAATATATGAAAAGTTGGAGGATCTATTAAGACAGGTGAAGAATATAGGTTATACTCCTAATACCAACTCTGTGTTCCATGATGTGGGAACAGAGGAAAAGGAAGCCACACTCAGTCATCACAGTGAAAAGCTTGCCATTGCATTTAGTCTTCTAAGTCTACAGCCTGAATGCTCAATTAGAGTGGTGAAGAACTTACGGATATGTGATGACTGCCACAGTTTCTGTAAATTTGTCTCTAAAGCAACCAAAAGGGAGATTATCATGAGAGATAAAATCCGTTTTCATCATTTTAGAAATGGTGAGTGTTCTTGCAACAACTTTTGGTGA
- the LOC101304086 gene encoding MLP-like protein 28-like translates to MALSSSTTTGNLKTLEAVVEIKSSADKVYSLISIEHHNVPKASSDKVHDVAVHEGDWETTGSIKLWKYTIDGTVETLKEKVEIDEANKRVSLTALEGHVLNKYRSIKIIYQVIPKSNEGADHLVKVTLEYEKLNESDQPPNNYLSFCVNVIKDIDAHLIAS, encoded by the exons ATGGCTTTGAGTAGCAGTACTACTACTGGCAACTTAAAGACTCTGGAGGCCGTGGTAGAGATCAAATCCTCAGCTGATAAAGTGTACAGTCTCATAAGCATCGAGCACCACAATGTTCCTAAAGCCTCCTCTGATAAGGTACACGACGTTGCAGTACATGAAGGTGACTGGGAAACTACTGGTTCCATCAAGCTCTGGAAATACACCATAG ATGGAACTGTTGAGACACTTAAGGAGAAGGTGGAGATAGATGAAGCAAACAAGAGGGTGAGTCTCACGGCATTGGAAGGACATGTGCTCAACAAGTACAGGAGCATTAAGATCATCTATCAGGTCATTCCAAAGAGTAACGAAGGAGCTGATCATTTGGTTAAAGTTACTCTGGAATATGAGAAGCTTAATGAGAGTGACCAGCCTCCGAATAACTACCTCAGCTTTTGTGTCAATGTTATCAAGGATATTGATGCACATCTTATCGCTTCTTAA
- the LOC101303213 gene encoding uncharacterized protein LOC101303213 produces MSPQSTLNPSRALAGVHGVHIVPSSRFESEETTQDGDFAHSTCTSLAIGTSLSMQRVWQQAPPFLKPIQGCIHGDRDLAERAVNVLTSLPFIVLGIQAPRKNLNTKLYANSLIGVGVASSLYHSSRGKLRKYLRWADYTMIATATVCLSRALRNENSKFLMAASAVFLPIQPLMVSAVHTGMMEVAFAKRALKDPELKMAHNVHKLSSLLGGVLFIADDVFPKTPYLHAAWHLAAAVGVGTCNKLLE; encoded by the exons ATGAGTCCCCAGAGTACATTGAATCCTAGTAGAGCCCTAGCGGGCGTGCATGGGGTACATATTGTGCCTTCTTCACGGTTCGAATCAGAAGAGACTACTCAAGATGGGGACTTTGCTCACTCAACTTGTACAAGTTTGGCTATTGGAACAAGTTTGTCTATGCA GCGAGTATGGCAGCAAGCACCACCATTTTTGAAGCCTATCCAGGGTTGCATTCACG GTGATCGTGACCTTGCAGAAAGAGCTGTTAATGTGCTCACTTCACTTCCTTTCATAGTTCTTGGGATCCAAGCCCCAAG GAAGAATCTAAACACCAAGCTATATGCTAATTCATTAATTGGAGTTGGTGTTGCCTCAAGTTTATATCATTCTTCTAGAGGAAAACTAAGGAAATATTTGAGATGGGCTGACTATACAATGATAGCTACAGCAACAGTG TGCCTCTCAAGAGCCCTCAGAAATGAAAACTCAAAATTCCTCATGGCAGCTTCTGCGGTATTTCTCCCTATCCAGCCTCTGATGGTTTCAGCTGTTCATACTGGAATGATGGAG GTAGCGTTTGCCAAAAGAGCATTAAAAGATCCAGAGCTAAAGATGGCACATAATGTACATAAGCTGTCGTCATTACTGGGTGGTGTACTTTTTATTGCAGATGATGTGTTTCCCAAAACTCCATACCTTCATGCTGCATGGCATCTTGCTGCAGCTGTAGGTGTTGGCACCTGCAATAAGCTTCTCGAGTAG
- the LOC101303796 gene encoding MLP-like protein 28-like, translated as MSLQGKLETEFEITAPADKFYNIFKSEAHHIPNTSQTGTITGVAVHEGDWETEGSIKIWSYSIEGEVGTFKEKVEHDDVNKAIIVNGLEGDVFKYYKTFKGIYQFNQKDDGSNIAKLTLEYEKLSEEVAVPDKYVRLMTNLVKDLDAHFVKA; from the exons ATGTCTCTTCAAGGTAAGTTAGAGACTGAATTTGAAATCACAGCACCTGCTGACAAGTTCTACAACATCTTCAAGAGTGAGGCTCACCACATCCCTAACACTTCTCAAACCGGCACCATAACTGGAGTTGCGGTGCATGAAGGAGACTGGGAAACTGAAGGATCTATCAAGATTTGGAGTTATTCAATAG AGGGGGAAGTGGGAACTTTCAAGGAAAAGGTGGAGCACGACGACGTGAACAAGGCCATAATTGTGAATGGGTTGGAAGGAGATGTGTTTAAGTATTACAAGACCTTCAAGGGCATCTATCAGTTCAATCAAAAGGATGATGGCAGCAACATTGCCAAACTGACCCTCGAATATGAGAAGCTGAGTGAGGAGGTTGCAGTTCCAGATAAGTACGTTCGCTTGATGACTAACCTCGTCAAGGATCTTGATGCCCACTTCGTCAAGGCCTAA
- the LOC101304375 gene encoding MLP-like protein 28-like — translation MSSKLEKLETDVEIKASPVQFHEYFTRRPHHISNVSSDKIQGCDLHEGDWGNVGSVIYWNYVHDGKPRVCKELIEAIDDETNSITLKIIEGDLLEHYKSFKATIQASPKGEGSSVHWTFEYEKLHDEVSDPHTLLQLVAELSKDIDNHLITQA, via the exons ATGTCTTCTAAGCTAGAAAAGTTGGAGACGGATGTTGAAATCAAAGCCTCTCCTGTCCAGTTCCACGAATACTTTACACGCAGACCACACCATATATCCAATGTCAGCTCTGACAAAATTCAGGGTTGTGATCTCCACGAAGGTGACTGGGGAAACGTCGGTTCTGTCATCTACTGGAATTATGTTCATG ATGGGAAACCTAGAGTTTGCAAGGAGTTGATTGAAGCCATAGACGACGAAACGAACTCGATAACTTTGAAAATAATCGAAGGAGATCTTCTGGAGCATTACAAGAGTTTCAAGGCCACCATTCAAGCCAGCCCAAAAGGTGAGGGCAGCTCTGTGCATTGGACTTTCGAGTATGAAAAGCTGCACGACGAAGTTTCGGATCCGCACACATTGCTGCAGTTGGTAGCTGAGCTCTCCAAAGATATTGATAATCACCTAATCACCCAAGCATAA